Proteins co-encoded in one Brassica oleracea var. oleracea cultivar TO1000 chromosome C4, BOL, whole genome shotgun sequence genomic window:
- the LOC106342372 gene encoding embryonic protein DC-8-like isoform X1: MASEQARRENVVKEREVQVEKDRVPKMTSHFESIAEKGKDSDTQRQQETTTHFVSLSDKGNEGEGESKMKMTKMPHTVGKFVVHSGDKEGTGKKEEEEQERASLEDIQGFRANAQQQSMDTVRAAEERYNKAKESLSRGGQGGQQVEGRGRESGVHVTHVGTEKGGNVQDTASEKTQRASDYAREKAREAGHVGAQKGQEAEEQAGRAKDYTMEKGGDVKDTASEKTQRASDYAREKAREAGHVGAQKGQEAKEQAARAKDYTMEKAGEAKETAAEKARRATQYATEKAKETANMTAEQAARAKDLALQKAAEAKDTAAERAKYATEKGRETGSTAAEEAARAKDLALQKAAEAKDVAAEKAQRASQYMAETGNTAAEKAVRAKDYTLQKAVEAKDIAAEKAQRASQYVTEKGRDTGNVATQKGQEAKEQTVSVTTKAKDYTVQKAGEAVEMSKEAAEYAKETVVEGGKGAAHYAGVAAEKAAAVGWTAAHFTTEKVVQGTKAVAGTVEGAVGSAGHKAAEVGSKAVDLTKEKAAVAADTVVGYTARKKEEAQHRDQETHQGGEEEKGQGYVTEPRRGFQEEYKGGRGSTEEDVFGYGPKGFSGEGRRDIREDYGRGRESEEDVFGYGAQGGVSRDVGEEELYGGGGRRNERYAQEQGAGAGGVLGAIGETIAEIAENTKKIVIGDPPERTHEHGTAGYMGQEHGRR; this comes from the exons ATGGCGTCAGAGCAAGCAAGAAGAGAGAACGTGGTGAAGGAAAGAGAAGTTCAAGTAGAGAAAGACCGAGTCCCGAAGATGACGAGTCATTTCGAGTCAATAGCCGAGAAAGGCAAAGACTCCGACACGCAGAGGCAGCAGGAGACGACGACACACTTTGTGTCGCTCTCGGACAAAGGAAACGAAGGAGAAGGTGAGTCCAAGATGAAGATGACTAAGATGCCTCACACCGTTGGGAAGTTCGTTGTGCATAGTGGTGATAAGGAAGGAACGGGGAAGAAGGAGGAGGAGGAGCAAGAGAGGGCGTCACTAGAGGATATTCAAGGGTTTAGAGCCAATGCTCAGCAACAATCTATGGATACGGTAAGAGCAGCGGAGGAGAGGTATAACAAGGCTAAGGAGAGTTTGAGCCGTGGCGGACAAGGAGGACAACAAGTGGAGGGAAGAGGAAGAGAGAGTGGTGTCCATGTTACTCACGTTGGGACTGAGAAAGGAGGAAACGTGCAAGACACGGCAAGTGAGAAGACTCAGAGAGCTTCTGATTACGCGAGGGAGAAGGCAAGGGAAGCTGGACACGTGGGGGCTCAGAAAGGGCAAGAGGCTGAGGAGCAAGCTGGTAGAGCTAAAGATTACACTATGGAGAAGGGAGGAGACGTGAAGGACACGGCAAGTGAGAAGACTCAGAGAGCTTCTGATTACGCGAGGGAGAAGGCAAGGGAAGCTGGACACGTGGGGGCTCAAAAAGGGCAAGAGGCTAAAGAACAAGCTGCAAGAGCTAAAGATTACACTATGGAGAAAGCTGGTGAAGCCAAAGAGACTGCGGCTGAGAAGGCTCGGAGAGCTACTCAGTATGCAACTGAGAAAGCAAAAGAAACAGCAAACATGACAGCTGAACAAGCTGCAAGAGCCAAAGACTTAGCTTTACAGAAAGCTGCTGAAGCTAAAGACACAGCGGCTGAGAGGGCTAAGTATGCAACTGAGAAAGGAAGAGAAACGGGAAGCACAGCAGCTGAAGAGGCCGCAAGAGCTAAAGACTTGGCTTTACAGAAAGCTGCTGAAGCTAAGGACGTTGCGGCTGAGAAAGCTCAGAGAGCTTCTCAGTATATGGCTGAGACAGGAAACACAGCAGCTGAAAAGGCTGTGAGAGCCAAAGACTACACTCTTCAGAAAGCTGTTGAAGCTAAGGACATAGCGGCTGAGAAAGCTCAGAGAGCTTCTCAGTATGTAACCGAGAAAGGTAGAGACACTGGAAACGTTGCTACTCAGAAAGGACAAGAAGCCAAAGAACAGACAGTTTCAGTGACGACAAAAGCCAAAGACTACACGGTTCAAAAGGCCGGTGAAGCGGTGGAGATGAGCAAAGAAGCGGCTGAGTATGCAAAGGAGACGGTGGTGGAAGGAGGCAAAGGCGCTGCACATTACGCTGGAGTAGCCGCTGAGAAAGCGGCTGCGGTTGGGTGGACAGCGGCGCATTTCACCACGGAGAAAGTGGTGCAAGGGACCAAAGCGGTTGCCGGTACGGTGGAAGGAGCGGTTGGCTCCGCAGGGCATAAGGCGGCGGAAGTTGGTTCTAAGGCGGTGGACTTGACTAAGGAGAAAGCTGCAGTGGCTGCTGATACGGTGGTTGGGTACACAGCGAGGAAAAAAGAGGAAGCTCAACACAGAGACCAAGAGACGCACCAG GGAGGTGAGGAAGAGAAGGGACAAGGTTATGTCACGGAACCAAGGAGAGGGTTTCAAGAGGAGTACAAAGGAGGAAGAGGGAGTACCGAGGAAGATGTCTTTGGGTATGGACCAAAAGGCTTCTCCGGGGAAGGGAGGAGAGACATCCGTGAGGACTACGGAAGAGGAAGGGAGAGTGAGGAAGATGTCTTCGGATATGGAGCACAAGGAGGAGTCTCCAGAGACGTTGGAGAGGAGGAGTTATACGGAGGAGGAGGAAGAAGGAACGAGAGATATGCCCAAGAACAAGGTGCTGGAGCGGGAGGAGTGCTCGGGGCTATTGGCGAGACTATAGCTGAGATTGCGGAGAACACAAAGAAGATAGTTATTGGTGATCCTCCTGAGAGGACACATGAGCATGGAACTGCTGGTTATATGGGACAGGAACATGGACGTCGTTGA
- the LOC106342372 gene encoding embryonic protein DC-8-like isoform X2: MASEQARRENVVKEREVQVEKDRVPKMTSHFESIAEKGKDSDTQRQQETTTHFVSLSDKGNEGEGESKMKMTKMPHTVGKFVVHSGDKEGTGKKEEEEQERASLEDIQGFRANAQQQSMDTVRAAEERYNKAKESLSRGGQGGQQVEGRGRESGVHVTHVGTEKGGNVQDTASEKTQRASDYAREKAREAGHVGAQKGQEAEEQAGRAKDYTMEKGGDVKDTASEKTQRASDYAREKAREAGHVGAQKGQEAKEQAARAKDYTMEKAGEAKETAAEKARRATQYATEKAKETANMTAEQAARAKDLALQKAAEAKDTAAERAKYATEKGRETGSTAAEEAARAKDLALQKAAEAKDVAAEKAQRASQYMAETGNTAAEKAVRAKDYTLQKAVEAKDIAAEKAQRASQYVTEKGRDTGNVATQKGQEAKEQTVSVTTKAKDYTVQKAGEAVEMSKEAAEYAKETVVEGGKGAAHYAGVAAEKAAAVGWTAAHFTTEKVVQGTKAVAGTVEGAVGSAGHKAAEVGSKAVDLTKEKAAVAADTVVGYTARKKEEAQHRDQETHQVRKRRDKVMSRNQGEGFKRSTKEEEGVPRKMSLGMDQKASPGKGGETSVRTTEEEGRVRKMSSDMEHKEESPETLERRSYTEEEEEGTRDMPKNKVLEREECSGLLARL; the protein is encoded by the exons ATGGCGTCAGAGCAAGCAAGAAGAGAGAACGTGGTGAAGGAAAGAGAAGTTCAAGTAGAGAAAGACCGAGTCCCGAAGATGACGAGTCATTTCGAGTCAATAGCCGAGAAAGGCAAAGACTCCGACACGCAGAGGCAGCAGGAGACGACGACACACTTTGTGTCGCTCTCGGACAAAGGAAACGAAGGAGAAGGTGAGTCCAAGATGAAGATGACTAAGATGCCTCACACCGTTGGGAAGTTCGTTGTGCATAGTGGTGATAAGGAAGGAACGGGGAAGAAGGAGGAGGAGGAGCAAGAGAGGGCGTCACTAGAGGATATTCAAGGGTTTAGAGCCAATGCTCAGCAACAATCTATGGATACGGTAAGAGCAGCGGAGGAGAGGTATAACAAGGCTAAGGAGAGTTTGAGCCGTGGCGGACAAGGAGGACAACAAGTGGAGGGAAGAGGAAGAGAGAGTGGTGTCCATGTTACTCACGTTGGGACTGAGAAAGGAGGAAACGTGCAAGACACGGCAAGTGAGAAGACTCAGAGAGCTTCTGATTACGCGAGGGAGAAGGCAAGGGAAGCTGGACACGTGGGGGCTCAGAAAGGGCAAGAGGCTGAGGAGCAAGCTGGTAGAGCTAAAGATTACACTATGGAGAAGGGAGGAGACGTGAAGGACACGGCAAGTGAGAAGACTCAGAGAGCTTCTGATTACGCGAGGGAGAAGGCAAGGGAAGCTGGACACGTGGGGGCTCAAAAAGGGCAAGAGGCTAAAGAACAAGCTGCAAGAGCTAAAGATTACACTATGGAGAAAGCTGGTGAAGCCAAAGAGACTGCGGCTGAGAAGGCTCGGAGAGCTACTCAGTATGCAACTGAGAAAGCAAAAGAAACAGCAAACATGACAGCTGAACAAGCTGCAAGAGCCAAAGACTTAGCTTTACAGAAAGCTGCTGAAGCTAAAGACACAGCGGCTGAGAGGGCTAAGTATGCAACTGAGAAAGGAAGAGAAACGGGAAGCACAGCAGCTGAAGAGGCCGCAAGAGCTAAAGACTTGGCTTTACAGAAAGCTGCTGAAGCTAAGGACGTTGCGGCTGAGAAAGCTCAGAGAGCTTCTCAGTATATGGCTGAGACAGGAAACACAGCAGCTGAAAAGGCTGTGAGAGCCAAAGACTACACTCTTCAGAAAGCTGTTGAAGCTAAGGACATAGCGGCTGAGAAAGCTCAGAGAGCTTCTCAGTATGTAACCGAGAAAGGTAGAGACACTGGAAACGTTGCTACTCAGAAAGGACAAGAAGCCAAAGAACAGACAGTTTCAGTGACGACAAAAGCCAAAGACTACACGGTTCAAAAGGCCGGTGAAGCGGTGGAGATGAGCAAAGAAGCGGCTGAGTATGCAAAGGAGACGGTGGTGGAAGGAGGCAAAGGCGCTGCACATTACGCTGGAGTAGCCGCTGAGAAAGCGGCTGCGGTTGGGTGGACAGCGGCGCATTTCACCACGGAGAAAGTGGTGCAAGGGACCAAAGCGGTTGCCGGTACGGTGGAAGGAGCGGTTGGCTCCGCAGGGCATAAGGCGGCGGAAGTTGGTTCTAAGGCGGTGGACTTGACTAAGGAGAAAGCTGCAGTGGCTGCTGATACGGTGGTTGGGTACACAGCGAGGAAAAAAGAGGAAGCTCAACACAGAGACCAAGAGACGCACCAG GTGAGGAAGAGAAGGGACAAGGTTATGTCACGGAACCAAGGAGAGGGTTTCAAGAGGAGTACAAAGGAGGAAGAGGGAGTACCGAGGAAGATGTCTTTGGGTATGGACCAAAAGGCTTCTCCGGGGAAGGGAGGAGAGACATCCGTGAGGACTACGGAAGAGGAAGGGAGAGTGAGGAAGATGTCTTCGGATATGGAGCACAAGGAGGAGTCTCCAGAGACGTTGGAGAGGAGGAGTTATACGGAGGAGGAGGAAGAAGGAACGAGAGATATGCCCAAGAACAAGGTGCTGGAGCGGGAGGAGTGCTCGGGGCTATTGGCGAGACTATAG
- the LOC106339906 gene encoding protein trichome birefringence-like 39, with protein MGFSSQENRSFFFFFFFFFFLLCLSTVSAYTNASSNNSSEAVRRELRSGRCNWFKGSWVYDVKYPLYDPYKCPFIDPQFNCKKYGRPDNLYLKYRWQPSSCSIPRFNGLYFLRKMKGKKIMFVGDSLSTNMWQSLACLIYAWVPNARYTLLRQKGLASLTFEEYGVTLKLYRTQFLVDLDSEKVGRVLKLDSIKQGRLWRGMDVLVFNSWHWWTHTGHIQPWDYMEDGKRLYKDMNRLVAYYKGMTTWSRWVNAFVDPSKTKVFFNGVSPTHYEGKDWGEPMKTCKSQTQPFYGRKYPGGIPMAWVVLAKVMMRLKKPVHWLDITGLSQLRKDAHPSAFSGNHPGNDCSHWCLPGLPDTWNILFYSTLFS; from the exons ATGGGTTTCTCATCCCAAGAAAACCGTTCTTTCTTCTTTTTCTTCTTCTTCTTCTTCTTTCTCCTATGTCTCTCCACAGTCTCTGCTTACACCAACGCAAGCAGCAACAATAGTTCTGAAGCAGTAAGAAGAGAGCTACGTTCTGGGCGATGCAACTGGTTTAAAGGGAGTTGGGTTTATGACGTAAAGTATCCACTTTACGATCCTTATAAATGTCCGTTCATAGATCCACAGTTTAACTGCAAGAAGTATGGTCGTCCCGACAATCTTTACCTTAAGTATCGATGGCAGCCATCTTCTTGTTCTATCCCCAG ATTCAATGGGTTGTATTTCTTGAGGAAGATGAAAGGGAAGAAGATAATGTTCGTTGGAGATTCACTAAGCACAAACATGTGGCAGTCTCTAGCTTGTCTAATTTATGCTTGGGTTCCTAATGCTCGTTACACTCTTCTTCGCCAAAAGGGTCTCGCTTCACTCACCTTCGAG GAATATGGAGTGACGTTGAAGCTATACAGAACGCAGTTCTTAGTGGATTTAGATTCTGAGAAAGTTGGGAGAGTGCTTAAGCTGGATTCCATTAAACAAGGCAGATTGTGGAGAGGCATGGACGTCTTGGTTTTCAACAGTTGGCATTGGTGGACACACACCGGTCACATCCAGCC GTGGGATTACATGGAAGATGGGAAGAGACTGTACAAAGACATGAACAGGCTGGTCGCTTATTACAAAGGTATGACCACTTGGTCTCGATGGGTTAATGCTTTTGTCGATCCGTCTAAGACCAAAGTCTTCTTCAATGGCGTTTCTCCTACTCACTACGA GGGGAAGGATTGGGGAGAACCAATGAAGACATGTAAGAGTCAGACGCAGCCATTCTATGGGAGAAAGTATCCAGGAGGGATACCAATGGCTTGGGTAGTTTTAGCCAAAGTGATGATGAGATTGAAGAAACCGGTCCACTGGCTCGACATAACCGGTCTGTCTCAGCTTCGTAAAGATGCTCATCCTTCTGCTTTCAGTGGGAACCATCCTGGGAATGACTGTAGCCATTGGTGTCTTCCTGGTTTACCTGATACTTGGAACATACTCTTTTACTCTACACTTTTCTCTTGA
- the LOC106341866 gene encoding phosphoenolpyruvate carboxylase 2, which translates to MATGSLKKMGSIDAQLRLIAPAKVSEDDKLVEYDALLLDRFLDILQDLHGEEVREFVQECYEVAADYDGNRNTAKLEELGNMLTSLDPGDSIVVTKSFSNMLSLANLAEEVQIAYRRRIKKLKKGDFADEASATTESDIEETLKRLLQLNKTPEEVFDALKNQTVDLVLTAHPTQSVRRSLLQKFGRIRDCLTQLYAKDITPDDKQELDEALQREIQAAFRTDEIRRTPPTPQDEMRAGMSYFHETIWKGVPKFLRRVDTALKNIGINERVPYNAPLIQFSSWMGGDRDGNPRVTPEVTRDVCLLARMMAANLYFSQIEDLMFEMSMWRCNEELRVRAEVQRCAKRDAKHYIEFWKQIPSNEPYRAILGDVRDKLYNTRERARQLLSSGVSDIPEDSVFTSVDQFLEPLELCYRSLCDCGDRPIADGSLLDFLRQVSTFGLALVKLDIRQESDRHTDVLDAITQHLGIGSYKEWSEEKRQEWLLSELSGKRPLFGHDLPKTEEIADVLDTFKVISELPHDSFGAYIISMATAPSDVLAVELLQRECGITHPLRVVPLFEKLADLENAPASVARLFSIEWYRNRINGKQEVMIGYSDSGKDAGRLSAAWQLYKTQEELVKVAKEYGVKLTMFHGRGGTVGRGGGPTHLAILSQPPDTIHGQLRVTVQGEVIEQSFGEEHLCFRTLQRFTAATLEHGMHPPVSPKPEWRVLMDEMAVIATEEYRSVVFKEPRFVEYFRLATPELEYGRMNIGSRPSKRKPSGGIESLRAIPWIFAWTQTRFHLPVWLGFGSAFKRVIQKDAKNLNMLKEMYNQWPFFRVTIDLVEMVFAKGDPGIAALYDRLLVSEELQPFGEQLRVNYQETRRLLLQVAGHKDILEGDPYLRQRLQLRDPYITTLNVCQAYTLKQIRDPSFHVKVRPHLSKDYMESSKPAAELVKLNPKSEYAPGLEDTVILTMKGIAAGMQNTG; encoded by the exons ATGGCTACGGGAAGTTTGAAGAAGATGGGATCCATAGATGCTCAGCTCAGGCTTATTGCTCCTGCTAAGGTCTCTGAAGACGACAAGCTTGTGGAGTACGATGCTCTCTTGCTGGATCGGTTTCTCGATATTCTTCAGGATTTGCATGGCGAAGAAGTCAGAGAATTC GTTCAAGAATGCTACGAGGTAGCTGCTGATTACGACGGGAACCGCAACACTGCTAAGCTAGAGGAGCTCGGAAACATGCTAACGTCTCTGGACCCAGGAGACTCAATCGTTGTCACGAAGTCATTCTCCAACATGCTTAGCTTGGCTAACTTGGCCGAGGAAGTCCAGATTGCATACAGGCGCAGGATCAAGAAGCTTAAGAAAGGAGACTTCGCTGATGAGGCATCCGCAACAACTGAATCCGATATTGAAGAGACTCTCAAGAGGCTGTTGCAGCTTAACAAGACCCCTGAAGAGGTCTTTGATGCTCTCAAGAACCAGACTGTTGACTTGGTCTTGACCGCTCATCCTACCCAATCTGTTCGCCGGTCTTTGCTCCAAAAGTTTGGAAG GATTCGTGATTGTTTGACACAGTTATATGCAAAAGACATTACTCCTGATGATAAACAAGAACTCGATGAAGCTCTTCAACGAGAG ATTCAAGCTGCTTTCCGCACTGATGAAATCAGAAGAACTCCGCCTACACCACAAGATGAGATGAGAGCAGGGATGAGCTACTTCCACGAGACAATCTGGAAAGGAGTTCCTAAATTCCTGAGACGCGTTGACACTGCTTTGAAGAACATTGGAATCAACGAGCGTGTTCCCTACAATGCACCTCTCATTCAGTTCTCTTCTTGGATGGGTGGAGACCGTGATG GAAACCCTCGAGTGACTCCTGAAGTTACAAGAGATGTATGCTTACTAGCAAGAATGATGGCTGCTAATCTCTACTTCTCCCAGATTGAAGATCTTATGTTTGAG ATGTCCATGTGGCGTTGCAATGAAGAACTTCGTGTACGTGCAGAAGTTCAAAGATGTGCCAAAAGAGATGCCAAACACTATATAG AGTTTTGGAAACAAATCCCTTCAAATGAGCCATACAGAGCTATACTCGGAGACGTTAGGGACAAACTCTACAACACGCGCGAGCGTGCGCGTCAGCTCTTGTCAAGCGGAGTCTCAGACATTCCTGAAGACTCGGTGTTCACAAGTGTCGACCAGTTCTTGGAGCCGCTTGAGCTTTGTTACAGATCGCTATGCGACTGCGGAGACAGACCTATAGCCGACGGAAGCCTGCTAGACTTCTTGCGCCAAGTGTCTACGTTCGGTCTCGCCCTTGTGAAGCTCGACATCCGTCAAGAATCCGACCGACACACCGATGTTTTAGACGCTATCACGCAGCACTTGGGCATAGGTTCTTACAAAGAATGGTCGGAGGAGAAGAGGCAAGAGTGGCTCTTATCCGAGCTGAGCGGGAAACGCCCCCTCTTCGGACACGACCTTCCCAAAACCGAGGAGATCGCTGACGTGTTGGACACGTTCAAAGTCATCTCCGAGCTTCCTCACGATAGCTTCGGCGCGTACATCATCTCGATGGCCACTGCTCCATCAGACGTCCTCGCTGTCGAGCTTCTACAACGTGAATGTGGAATCACTCATCCTCTCAGAGTCGTCCCCTTGTTCGAGAAGCTAGCTGATCTAGAAAACGCTCCTGCTTCGGTGGCGCGTCTCTTCTCCATAGAGTGGTACAGGAACCGAATCAACGGCAAGCAAGAAGTCATGATCGGTTATTCAGACTCGGGCAAAGACGCGGGACGTTTATCCGCGGCGTGGCAGCTGTACAAGACGCAAGAGGAGCTGGTGAAGGTTGCCAAAGAGTACGGAGTGAAGCTGACTATGTTTCACGGGAGAGGTGGGACTGTTGGGAGAGGAGGTGGGCCGACGCATCTCGCTATCTTGTCTCAGCCTCCGGATACTATCCACGGGCAGCTTAGGGTGACGGTTCAGGGGGAAGTTATTGAGCAGTCTTTTGGAGAGGAGCATTTGTGTTTCAGGACGCTTCAGCGTTTCACTGCTGCTACGCTTGAGCATGGGATGCATCCGCCTGTTTCTCCTAAGCCTGAGTGGCGTGTTCTTATGGATGAGATGGCTGTGATTGCTACTGAGGAGTATCGGTCTGTTGTCTTCAAGGAGCCTCGTTTTGTTGAGTACTTCCGTCTG GCAACACCTGAGCTTGAGTATGGAAGGATGAACATAGGAAGCAGACCATCAAAGCGAAAACCGAGCGGAGGCATTGAATCTCTACGTGCAATCCCATGGATCTTTGCCTGGACTCAGACAAGGTTTCACTTGCCGGTCTGGCTAGGCTTTGGATCAGCGTTCAAACGCGTGATCCAGAAAGACGCCAAGAATCTCAACATGCTGAAAGAGATGTACAACCAGTGGCCTTTCTTCCGCGTCACAATCGATCTAGTCGAAATGGTTTTCGCCAAAGGAGACCCTGGGATCGCTGCTCTCTACGACCGTCTCCTCGTCTCTGAAGAGCTTCAACCCTTTGGTGAACAGCTTCGTGTCAACTACCAAGAGACCAGACGCCTCCTCCTCCAG GTGGCTGGTCACAAGGACATTCTTGAAGGTGATCCTTACTTGAGGCAAAGGCTGCAGCTGCGTGACCCATACATCACGACGTTGAACGTGTGCCAAGCCTACACGCTTAAGCAGATCCGTGACCCGAGCTTCCATGTTAAAGTGAGGCCACACTTGTCTAAGGACTATATGGAGTCTAGTAAACCAGCGGCTGAGCTAGTTAAGCTGAATCCTAAGAGTGAGTACGCACCTGGACTTGAAGACACTGTTATCCTCACCATGAAGGGTATAGCCGCCGGTATGCAGAATACCGGTTAA